The proteins below are encoded in one region of Phormidium ambiguum IAM M-71:
- a CDS encoding trypsin-like serine protease gives MAFPHFQKPFKSLKYTITSGVIIIAGLFVNLEIDDRAQAIVVSGDPNDYIVNPGNGFDGVVSLSLQTSLGRFLCSGSLLPSGRHILTAAHCLTDNFGFNITNGATAFFDLPTGKFGIKTANIFIYPDWDGFADFDSFGGDLAILELASAAPEAAQRYDIYRNTDEIGQVSTKVGYGLSGQGNQGFNPRQYPFGVKRSGQNVYEFLGENLDPGVLPNAILLYDFDSGSPENDAFGFVGIPDLGLGLSEVNTAAGDSGGPTFINGLIAGVTSYGQCFFNTINFECFSPPDVDNIGNFSFGEFSGDTRVSTYASYIDDVLAGKVTPTSKVPEPNTMFALFTFAALAVSSRFKRKAKEKV, from the coding sequence ATGGCATTTCCTCATTTCCAAAAACCTTTCAAATCACTAAAATATACTATTACCTCTGGGGTAATAATTATTGCAGGGCTATTCGTCAATCTTGAAATTGACGATCGCGCACAAGCTATCGTAGTTTCAGGCGATCCAAATGACTACATAGTTAATCCCGGTAATGGATTTGACGGTGTGGTAAGTTTATCCTTACAAACAAGTTTAGGGCGTTTTCTTTGTTCCGGTTCGCTGCTACCTTCAGGGCGACACATTCTCACCGCTGCCCACTGTCTCACTGACAATTTTGGCTTTAATATCACAAATGGGGCTACAGCATTTTTCGATCTACCCACAGGTAAGTTTGGTATAAAAACTGCCAACATTTTTATCTACCCAGACTGGGATGGTTTTGCTGATTTTGACTCTTTTGGCGGAGACTTAGCTATATTGGAACTCGCATCAGCAGCACCTGAAGCAGCCCAACGGTATGATATCTACCGAAATACTGATGAAATCGGTCAGGTCAGCACTAAGGTTGGATATGGTTTATCTGGTCAAGGCAATCAGGGTTTTAACCCAAGACAATACCCTTTTGGAGTCAAACGTTCAGGTCAAAATGTATACGAGTTTTTAGGAGAAAATTTAGATCCTGGCGTACTTCCCAACGCAATCTTGCTATACGATTTTGATAGTGGATCACCAGAAAATGATGCCTTTGGATTTGTTGGTATTCCTGATTTAGGATTAGGTTTGTCAGAGGTTAATACAGCCGCAGGTGATTCAGGAGGGCCAACATTTATTAATGGGTTAATTGCCGGAGTAACATCGTATGGTCAATGCTTCTTCAATACCATTAACTTTGAATGTTTCAGTCCTCCTGATGTTGATAATATAGGAAACTTTAGTTTCGGAGAGTTTAGCGGTGATACTCGCGTCTCAACTTACGCTAGTTATATAGATGATGTTTTGGCTGGCAAAGTAACTCCTA
- a CDS encoding peroxiredoxin-like family protein has product MSTYNILSQTERQRVSDGAVVSILSGCESSPRKLVLILPQLGDFDSLEYAWWLRRDTDRLQSQNIVIRAVGIGDRTSGQKFCDFTGFPPDCLFVDPTAQLHQTLNLYSGLALKLPGLSSGANAWLNLMLMCAGIGSPGTLAEVFRGYKGDTKAPQLIGDEEIVKAAPLPPLKGSFFKWAGGKGYQRPFELATLRLRNMTEVLTNWKTYVPNPAYLTQRGATFLFDKQGELLYQHCDRAILGFAANMSNPLSFLKDFVSDKNFN; this is encoded by the coding sequence ATGAGTACATACAACATTTTGAGCCAAACTGAACGCCAACGAGTGAGTGATGGAGCAGTTGTATCTATTTTGAGTGGTTGTGAGTCTTCACCTCGAAAATTGGTGTTAATATTGCCGCAATTGGGAGATTTTGACAGTTTGGAGTATGCTTGGTGGTTACGACGAGATACCGATCGACTTCAATCACAAAACATAGTAATCCGAGCAGTGGGAATTGGCGATCGCACTTCCGGTCAAAAATTCTGTGACTTTACCGGATTTCCCCCAGACTGCTTGTTTGTAGATCCTACTGCTCAACTACACCAAACCCTTAATCTATATTCAGGTCTAGCCTTAAAACTACCTGGTTTATCGTCTGGTGCGAATGCTTGGCTTAACCTAATGCTAATGTGCGCTGGAATTGGTAGCCCCGGCACTCTAGCAGAAGTGTTTCGCGGATATAAAGGCGACACAAAAGCGCCTCAATTAATCGGCGATGAAGAAATTGTCAAAGCTGCCCCTTTGCCTCCACTAAAAGGTTCATTCTTTAAATGGGCAGGTGGAAAAGGTTATCAGCGCCCATTTGAGTTAGCAACTTTGCGACTACGAAATATGACAGAAGTGCTAACGAATTGGAAAACTTACGTTCCTAATCCTGCTTATCTTACCCAAAGAGGTGCAACTTTTCTATTTGATAAGCAGGGAGAATTGCTTTATCAGCATTGCGATCGGGCCATCCTTGGCTTTGCTGCTAATATGAGTAATCCACTATCTTTTCTCAAGGATTTTGTTAGCGATAAAAACTTCAATTGA
- a CDS encoding sensor histidine kinase — translation MWNTICFPIAYILDRVEIVGGLENIIIASCYFFISLLIFADLWHYRKITINWLTILIASLFLISSGSYIFPKLIIATESKLLVNDIASNWVGLLPAIAFFIIYQRYQLLLQATPPNESKQELEQRLQETTKKLQEAQADLAKVYRHLTQVERLTILGQLVSGVAHEINNPINFIYGNLPYLEEYTEALLKVIDVYQQTYPTNLEIEQLMEEVDLDYVRSDFPYIIDSIKVGADRIRESVQNLRNFYRSDESQMKGADINLGIESSLLLLYNYYKNKIQIIKELNELPLVECYVTQINQVLLTVLGKAISALLETENNCQTLNTKKIVIHSKKNSNNFVTIQIAINTEVKESIFEPIFDFKSIGIGTGLGLSIAHQIITEVHQGNLYCQSKLGEGTTFTIKLPINQVR, via the coding sequence ATGTGGAATACAATTTGTTTTCCGATCGCTTATATCTTGGATCGTGTAGAGATAGTTGGTGGATTAGAAAATATCATTATTGCTAGCTGCTACTTTTTTATTAGCTTGTTGATATTTGCAGATTTATGGCATTATCGGAAAATAACTATTAATTGGTTAACTATATTAATAGCAAGTTTGTTTTTAATTAGTAGTGGAAGTTACATTTTTCCTAAACTTATAATTGCCACTGAAAGTAAGTTACTTGTGAATGATATAGCGAGCAATTGGGTGGGATTGTTACCTGCGATCGCTTTTTTTATTATATATCAACGTTATCAGTTGTTACTTCAAGCAACTCCTCCTAATGAATCTAAACAAGAGTTGGAGCAAAGATTGCAGGAAACAACTAAAAAGTTACAAGAAGCGCAAGCTGATTTAGCAAAAGTTTATAGACATTTAACACAGGTGGAAAGATTAACGATTTTAGGTCAGTTAGTGTCTGGTGTTGCTCATGAAATTAATAATCCAATTAATTTTATTTATGGTAATTTACCTTATTTAGAAGAGTATACTGAAGCTTTGTTAAAAGTTATTGATGTTTATCAACAAACTTATCCAACTAATCTGGAAATTGAACAACTTATGGAAGAAGTTGACTTAGATTATGTGCGATCGGATTTTCCTTATATAATTGACTCTATCAAAGTAGGGGCCGATCGAATTCGAGAATCAGTCCAAAACTTGAGAAACTTTTATCGTTCTGATGAATCTCAAATGAAAGGGGCGGACATTAATCTAGGTATTGAAAGCAGTTTATTATTACTGTACAATTACTACAAAAATAAAATCCAAATCATTAAGGAACTTAATGAATTACCGCTTGTAGAATGCTATGTTACTCAAATTAATCAAGTATTGTTAACTGTACTGGGTAAAGCGATTAGCGCTTTATTGGAAACCGAAAATAATTGTCAGACTTTAAATACAAAAAAGATTGTTATTCATAGTAAAAAAAATAGTAATAATTTTGTAACTATACAAATTGCTATAAATACAGAAGTTAAAGAATCGATTTTTGAGCCAATTTTTGATTTTAAATCTATTGGCATAGGAACTGGTTTAGGGTTATCAATTGCTCATCAGATTATTACAGAAGTTCATCAGGGAAATCTTTATTGCCAATCTAAATTAGGGGAAGGGACAACTTTTACTATCAAATTACCAATTAATCAAGTTAGATAA
- a CDS encoding ArnT family glycosyltransferase — protein MYRKLFQLHQSKSPTYRTEILLDRLWVIGLLIAALTLYLANLGGLPLRDWDEGIVAQVAREIHNAPPGSLRWLYPTLAGEAYINKPPLVHILIASTYLIGGTINEWTTRLPGAILTAVSVPILYSIGREIFPRRLWAIFSALVYLTLLPVVRHGRLAMLDGAILCFFLFTIWCLLRCRRDLRYCLGVGIGLGLIALTKGFLSLLLGAIALAFIAWDTPRLLTSIYFWTGIIIGSLPATFWYAAQLLHPNPAYVEMFLNQGILNQSLKRIWDRVDNHAGPPWYYILEILKYNWPWLIFLPNGIILAWENRNLSWAKLILVWGGFYLFVISIMTTKLPWYVMPIYPALALLIGAQLAELWNWPRSKPFPRSWFIVSSILVIASWAGSIYFAIFAPQLETDLALTFTAIALTMTIAIVLMFKRDLQFIIILFWGSYLTLFLLMNSDNWVWELTEQYPVKPVAQMIQKSHVPPQQKIYTSYPNFRPSLNFYSERQIIPTNKETLEQIWQEQTSPYFLLKPSFPKEINLELVKIIGQVRIDTPQSEASWVLITKENSFVDS, from the coding sequence ATGTACCGCAAACTGTTTCAGCTGCATCAGTCAAAAAGCCCTACATATCGCACCGAAATCTTACTAGACCGCTTATGGGTCATCGGCTTGCTAATTGCAGCATTAACTCTGTATCTAGCCAATCTAGGTGGTCTACCTTTGCGAGACTGGGACGAAGGAATAGTCGCCCAAGTAGCCCGTGAAATACATAACGCACCCCCCGGATCGTTACGCTGGCTTTATCCCACCCTAGCCGGAGAAGCATACATCAACAAACCGCCCCTAGTTCATATTCTCATTGCCAGCACCTATTTAATAGGGGGAACAATTAACGAATGGACAACTCGCTTACCTGGAGCAATATTAACAGCTGTATCAGTGCCAATACTCTACAGTATTGGGCGAGAAATCTTTCCCAGAAGACTATGGGCAATTTTTAGCGCCTTAGTTTACCTCACCTTATTGCCAGTAGTCCGGCATGGACGTTTAGCAATGTTAGATGGGGCAATATTGTGCTTTTTTCTCTTCACAATCTGGTGTTTATTACGCTGTCGCCGAGATTTACGTTATTGCTTAGGCGTGGGGATTGGGTTAGGATTAATCGCTTTAACTAAAGGTTTTTTGAGTTTATTATTAGGAGCGATCGCACTAGCATTCATAGCCTGGGATACCCCCCGACTACTCACCTCAATCTACTTCTGGACTGGCATCATCATCGGCAGTTTACCCGCTACATTTTGGTATGCAGCCCAACTACTACATCCCAATCCAGCTTACGTCGAAATGTTTCTCAACCAAGGAATTCTGAACCAATCCCTCAAACGAATTTGGGATCGAGTTGATAACCACGCAGGCCCACCTTGGTACTACATCTTAGAGATTCTCAAATATAATTGGCCTTGGTTAATATTTCTCCCAAACGGCATAATCTTAGCTTGGGAAAATCGCAACCTTAGTTGGGCAAAATTAATCTTAGTTTGGGGAGGATTTTACTTATTTGTCATTTCCATTATGACCACCAAACTCCCCTGGTATGTTATGCCAATTTACCCCGCATTAGCATTATTAATTGGCGCACAATTAGCAGAACTTTGGAATTGGCCACGTAGTAAACCCTTTCCTCGGTCTTGGTTTATTGTTTCCAGCATTTTGGTGATTGCTTCCTGGGCAGGTAGTATTTACTTTGCCATATTTGCGCCCCAATTAGAAACAGATTTAGCACTCACATTCACTGCGATCGCATTAACCATGACGATCGCCATTGTATTAATGTTTAAACGCGACCTGCAATTCATCATCATCTTATTTTGGGGCAGTTATCTCACCCTATTCCTCCTCATGAACTCTGATAATTGGGTTTGGGAACTAACCGAACAATACCCCGTAAAACCAGTTGCTCAAATGATTCAAAAAAGCCACGTTCCTCCACAGCAAAAAATTTACACCTCCTATCCCAACTTTCGTCCTTCATTAAATTTTTACAGCGAACGTCAAATTATACCCACCAACAAAGAAACCCTAGAACAAATTTGGCAAGAACAAACCTCCCCCTACTTTCTACTCAAGCCATCCTTCCCAAAAGAAATCAATTTAGAACTAGTGAAAATAATTGGTCAAGTTAGAATAGATACCCCACAATCAGAAGCAAGCTGGGTCTTAATTACCAAAGAAAATTCATTTGTAGATAGCTAA
- a CDS encoding chloride channel protein, producing MTSIPPVDFKLNQPPLPETANSEHPSHSSPLFTRLLNRFQPSPEAVVMLLAVLIGGGTGMGIVTFHYLIELIHSLALEHFMGLISGAGAWTLACVPTLGGLIVGLMRWRWQDLGPSISSMIAATQGSLNDMSRQLRPVTKMVAASVSLGTGASLGPEGPSVEIGANFGMLLGQVLQVSQERHRLLLGAGAAAGLAAGFNAPIAGVFFALEVVLGTTFATSAVSVVLLAAVVSALIAQIGLGAQPAFSLPVYEVRSPLELPLYMGLGLLASLVSLTYTQAIQTAGRCFKGQFEGFAWLSKIPRFVHPVIGGLCVGLVALKWPQILGIGYETVEAMLQDVEFPLHLLVVLLVVKLVMTAVSVGSGLVGGVFAPAMFLGASLGAAYGQTLAIVLPGMSASMAGPPAYAMVGMAAVLAGSVRAPLTAILLLFELTRDYRIVLPLMAAVGLSVWLVELLKPSATQALNLQQMGVNLSKDQNHEVLKQMSVSAAMQPPKLLLSGSLPVLEAGVSLTNHRCHTALVVDEQEQLIGLITLQDINRAIARAETSLSGYNILDQKLADICTREILYACEDESLADALSRMAARGLHQLPVVARDRPQQVLGLLEQEGINLACGVAITHQAINRYLPTLAQELPVSKSKQAI from the coding sequence ATGACTTCAATTCCCCCCGTTGATTTCAAGTTAAATCAACCACCTTTGCCAGAAACAGCTAATTCTGAACATCCCTCTCACTCCTCTCCTCTATTCACCAGACTTCTCAATCGTTTCCAGCCATCACCAGAAGCGGTGGTCATGCTTTTAGCAGTACTTATCGGTGGTGGAACTGGTATGGGAATTGTCACATTTCACTATTTGATTGAACTCATTCACAGTCTCGCTTTAGAGCATTTCATGGGTTTAATCTCTGGTGCGGGTGCTTGGACTTTGGCTTGTGTTCCTACCTTGGGCGGTTTAATTGTGGGTTTAATGCGTTGGCGTTGGCAAGATTTAGGCCCTAGTATTTCTTCGATGATTGCGGCGACACAGGGTTCTTTAAATGATATGTCCCGCCAACTCAGACCTGTGACGAAAATGGTTGCGGCTTCGGTATCTTTGGGAACAGGGGCTTCGTTAGGCCCGGAGGGGCCGAGTGTGGAAATTGGCGCGAATTTCGGAATGTTACTTGGTCAAGTTTTGCAGGTTTCTCAAGAACGACATCGGTTACTTTTGGGTGCAGGGGCGGCTGCGGGTTTAGCGGCTGGGTTTAATGCGCCGATTGCTGGGGTGTTTTTTGCTTTGGAAGTAGTGTTGGGAACTACTTTTGCGACTTCTGCGGTTAGCGTTGTTTTGTTAGCTGCGGTGGTTTCGGCTTTAATTGCTCAAATTGGTTTGGGGGCGCAACCTGCTTTTAGTTTGCCTGTGTATGAGGTTCGTAGTCCTTTGGAGTTGCCTTTGTACATGGGTTTGGGTTTATTGGCTAGCTTGGTATCTCTGACTTATACTCAAGCTATTCAAACTGCTGGGCGTTGCTTTAAGGGACAATTTGAAGGTTTTGCTTGGTTAAGTAAAATTCCCCGGTTTGTTCATCCGGTGATTGGTGGGTTGTGTGTGGGATTGGTGGCTTTAAAATGGCCGCAAATTTTGGGTATTGGTTATGAAACTGTGGAAGCAATGCTGCAAGATGTGGAGTTTCCGCTGCATTTGTTGGTGGTGTTACTGGTGGTGAAGCTGGTAATGACTGCGGTGAGTGTGGGTAGTGGTTTGGTTGGTGGTGTGTTTGCGCCTGCGATGTTTTTGGGTGCTTCTTTGGGTGCGGCTTATGGTCAAACTTTGGCGATCGTTTTGCCGGGAATGAGTGCTAGTATGGCGGGGCCACCAGCTTATGCAATGGTGGGGATGGCGGCGGTTTTGGCTGGTAGTGTGCGTGCGCCACTGACGGCGATTTTGTTGTTGTTTGAGTTGACGCGAGATTATCGGATTGTTTTGCCTTTGATGGCGGCTGTGGGGTTGAGTGTTTGGTTGGTGGAGTTACTGAAACCGAGTGCTACTCAAGCGTTGAATCTTCAACAGATGGGGGTCAATTTGAGTAAAGACCAAAATCATGAAGTTTTAAAACAAATGTCTGTGTCGGCGGCTATGCAGCCTCCGAAGTTGCTGCTTTCTGGTTCTCTTCCGGTTTTAGAGGCTGGTGTTTCTTTAACTAATCATCGTTGTCATACGGCTTTGGTGGTTGATGAGCAAGAGCAGTTAATTGGTTTGATTACTTTGCAAGATATTAATCGGGCGATCGCACGCGCAGAAACAAGTCTCTCTGGTTATAATATCCTTGACCAAAAACTGGCGGATATTTGCACCAGAGAGATACTATACGCTTGTGAGGATGAATCTCTGGCTGATGCGTTATCGCGCATGGCGGCGCGTGGTTTGCATCAGTTACCAGTGGTGGCGCGAGATCGTCCGCAACAAGTTCTGGGTTTATTGGAACAGGAAGGGATTAATTTGGCTTGTGGTGTAGCTATTACTCATCAAGCTATTAATCGTTACCTACCTACGCTGGCGCAAGAGTTACCTGTTTCTAAGAGTAAGCAAGCAATTTAG
- a CDS encoding AbrB family transcriptional regulator yields the protein MNKGRKIEPLVGEALLKKVKELDNLSKEEKAKACGYYTVTKNGVERVNMMKFLNALIDAEGVQLDGKQGGNGRGGRSASYRISVQSNGNLLIGSAYTTQMGLQPGDEFEISLGRKHIRLRQIDSDGNPAEEE from the coding sequence ATGAATAAAGGCAGAAAGATCGAACCCTTAGTTGGCGAAGCTCTCTTAAAGAAAGTTAAAGAGCTAGACAACTTAAGCAAAGAAGAAAAGGCGAAAGCCTGTGGCTATTACACTGTTACCAAAAACGGTGTAGAGCGTGTCAACATGATGAAATTCTTGAATGCTCTGATTGATGCTGAAGGCGTTCAATTAGATGGCAAACAAGGTGGAAATGGTCGTGGCGGACGCAGTGCCAGCTATCGAATCAGCGTCCAATCTAATGGCAACTTATTAATTGGCTCCGCTTACACTACACAGATGGGCTTACAGCCAGGAGATGAATTTGAAATTTCTTTAGGACGTAAGCATATTCGATTACGTCAAATTGATAGTGATGGTAATCCCGCTGAAGAGGAATAA